The Populus alba chromosome 6, ASM523922v2, whole genome shotgun sequence genome contains a region encoding:
- the LOC118036555 gene encoding protein PLASTID MOVEMENT IMPAIRED 1-RELATED 1 — MMLSKIEGGKKIREDSGNGKLLSEIETISKALYLDKNLSRTASVSTSSNRPRSTGKTHLVDPKSKLDNKHGREDPSRKDKKSIWNWKPLKAFSNARNREFNCCFSLQVHSIEGFPSTFDNLSVCVHWKRRDGELVTSPVKVLEGITEFEEKLTHTCVVYGSRSGPHHSAKYEAKHFLLYAALFGAMDLDLGKHRVDLTRLLPLTLEELEEDKSSGKWTTSYKLSGEAKGAKMNVSFGYTVVSDTPIFPRNNQNVNELLRVKLNNARTVKPAPKLCQGDGKSMVHRTGSLPGNFNQQRRSASRSVEDVKDLHEVLPESSSELDIPVNILHQKFEDKLDASGYKPEFDVFTENLEPIKQPSICDSDLIKKGTENESENSEFAVIDQGIELSSEEVNIMSADVSTVDVKMDTGCHVACEEVTKLHLHDAENSNHEDELGSHDCNFKDEICSKESVMEELESALKSISILESDALDSPEEKEDYTEVKTDYETISRGRSLSLDDLTESVANEFLDMLGMEQSPFGSSSESEPESPRERLLRQFEKDALAGGGSLFDFDVDYGDQRECDYDASTASGLGNFSEDFELLSVIQAAEEELMGTQSVSGKARVRMLEDLETESLMREWGLNDKAFDCSPPKSSGGFGSPINLPPEEPIELPALGEGLGSFLQTKNGGFLRSMNPSIFQKAKNSGHLIMQVSSPVVVPAEMGSGIVDIQQRLASIGIEKLSMQANKLMPLEDITGKTMQQVAWEAGATLEGPVRQSLLQQEYTMDDASLEQISVNDRSSAPRSNKLSSGSLGSETGSEYVSLEDLAPLAMDKIEALSIEGLRIQSGMSDEEAPSNIRAQSIGEISSLQGKGVDISGSLGLEGTAGLQLLDIKDSADDIDGLMGLSLTLDEWMRLDSGDIGDEDQISERTSKILAAHHASSLDLIRGGSKGGRGRGKGSGRKCGLLGNNFTVALMVQLRDPLRNYEPVGTPMLALIQVERVFVPPKPKIYCKVSELRNNDEEDDESESVVKQEVEKQTSEKALEEEGIPQYQITEVHVAGLKSEPGKKKLWGTTSQQQSGSRWLLANGMGKGNQHSSIKSKGVSTKSAPPLTTKVQRGDSLWSVSSRFHGTGAKWKEPHKRNPNVIFSKLNYQVAMS, encoded by the exons ATGATGTTGTCGAAAATTGAAGGCGGGAAAAAGATCAGAGAGGATTCAGGTAATGGCAAGTTGTTGAGTGAAATTGAAACTATAAGCAAAGCCCTTTATCTTGACAAAAACCTTTCAAGAACGGCCTCCGTTTCTACATCTAGTAATCGACCCAGATCAACTGGAAAAACCCATTTGGTAGATCCTAAATCGAAGCTTGATAATAAACATGGTAGGGAAGACCCGTCTCGCAAGGACAAGAAGTCAATTTGGAATTGGAAGCCTTTAAAAGCGTTTTCAAATGCAAGGAACCGTGAGTTCAATTGTTGTTTCTCTCTTCAAGTCCATTCCATCGAAGGGTTTCCCTCCACTTTTGACAATTTAAGTGTTTGTGTTCACTGGAAGAGACGGGATGGCGAGCTGGTGACGAGCCCTGTCAAGGTTTTAGAAGGGATTACAGAGTTTGAGGAGAAGCTTACGCATACGTGCGTTGTATATGGGAGTAGGAGCGGACCCCACCACTCAGCTAAGTACGAGGCTAAACATTTTTTGCTCTATGCAGCTCTATTTGGGGCAATGGACCTGGATTTGGGGAAGCATAGGGTTGACCTCACGAGGCTGCTTCCTCTCACATTGGAGGAATTAGAGGAGGACAAGAGCTCGGGAAAATGGACTACAAGTTATAAGTTGTCAGGAGAAGCTAAAGGTGCTAAGATGAATGTTAGTTTTGGGTACACAGTGGTTAGTGATACTCCCATCTTCCCCAGAAATAATCAGAATGTTAATGAGCTGCTGAGGGTGAAGCTGAATAATGCAAGAACAGTGAAACCAGCACCTAAACTTTGTCAAGGTGATGGCAAAAGCATGGTACATCGTACTGGAAGTCTTCCTGGTAATTTTAACCAGCAGCGCCGCTCTGCATCTCGTTCTGTAGAAGATGTAAAAGATCTCCATGAGGTGTTGCCGGAATCAAGTTCAGAACTTGATATTCCTGTAAATATCCTGCATCAGAAATTTGAAGACAAGTTGGATGCTTCAGGTTATAAGCCCGAATTTGATGTGTTCACTGAAAATCTTGAGCCAATTAAACAACCCTCCATCTGTGATtcagatttgataaaaaaaggaaCAGAAAATGAGAGTGAAAATAGTGAATTTGCTGTGATTGACCAGGGGATAGAATTGTCATCAGAGGAAGTTAACATAATGTCTGCAGATGTTTCTACAGTAGATGTTAAAATGGATACTGGTTGTCATGTAGCTTGTGAAGAGGTCACTAAGCTTCATCTGCATGATGCGGAAAACAGCAATCATGAAGACGAGCTTGGGTCACATGATTGCAATTTCAAGGATGAAATATGCTCAAAAGAGTCTGTGATGGAAGAATTGGAATCTGCACTAAAAAGCATTTCCATTTTGGAAAGTGACGCGCTTGATTCCCCTGAAGAAAAGGAGGATTACACGGAAGTAAAAACTGATTATGAAACTATTAGTAGGGGGAGGTCGCTTAGCTTGGATGATCTAACTGAATCTGTGGCAAATGAATTCCTGGACATGCTAGGGATGGAGCAAAGTCCATTTGGCTCGAGTTCAGAGAGTGAACCTGAGTCTCCTAGGGAACGCTTGTTAAGACAATTTGAGAAGGATGCCTTAGCTGGCGGTGGTTCTCTGTTTgactttgatgtggactatggTGACCAAAGAGAATGTGACTATGATGCCTCAACTGCATCTGGGTTGGGAAACTTCTCTGAGGATTTTGAACTGTTATCAGTTATCCAAGCTGCTGAGGAGGAGCTGATGGGAACTCAGTCTGTCAGTGGAAAAGCAAGGGTCAGAATGTTGGAAGACTTGGAGACTGAGTCTTTAATGCGTGAATGGGGCTTGAATGATAAGGCTTTTGATTGTTCTCCACCTAAGAGCTCTGGTGGCTTTGGGAGTCCTATCAATTTGCCTCCTGAAGAGCCGATTGAATTACCTGCTCTTGGAGAAGGACTGGGTTCATTTCTGCAGACAAAGAACGGTGGATTCTTGAGGTCCATGAATCCTTCAATTTTCCAGAAAGCGAAAAACAGTGGGCACTTGATCATGCAAGTTTCTAGTCCCGTTGTGGTACCAGCAGAAATGGGTTCTGGTATAGTGGATATACAGCAGCGATTGGCTTCAATTGGAATTGAAAAGCTTTCTATGCAAGCAAATAAGCTCATGCCTTTGGAAGATATCACTGGGAAAACAATGCAACAAGTAGCATGGGAAGCTGGTGCCACTCTGGAGGGACCTGTGAG GCAAAGTTTGTTACAGCAAGAATACACCATGGATGATGCATCTCTTGAGCAAATAAGTGTGAATGACAGATCTTCTGCACCCAGATCTAATAAGCTCAGTTCAGGCTCATTGGGTAGTGAGACAGGCTCAGAATACGTATCTCTAGAAGATCTTGCACCTTTGGCTATGGATAAGATAGAAGCACTCTCAATTGAGGGATTGAGAATACAATCTGGTATGTCAGATGAGGAAGCACCCTCGAACATCAGAGCACAATCTATTGGAGAAATTTCCTCCCTCCAGGGAAAGGGTGTTGACATCAGTGGCTCACTCGGTTTGGAAGGAACTGCTGGATTGCAACTGCTGGACATAAAAGATAGTGCAGATGACATCGATGGATTAATGGGTCTGTCACTGACTCTTGATGAATGGATGCGGCTAGATTCCGGTGATATTGGTGATGAAGATCAAATTAGTGAGCGAACTTCTAAGATACTTGCTGCCCATCATGCTAGCTCCTTGGACTTGATTCGAGGAGGGTCAAAAGGGGGGAGAGGACGTGGAAAGGGATCTGGTAGAAAGTGTGGTTTGCTGGGGAATAACTTTACTGTAGCACTGATGGTGCAACTTCGGGATCCTCTTAGAAATTATGAACCTGTAGGTACACCAATGCTTGCTCTGATTCAAGTGGAGAGAGTGTTTGTCCCACCAAAGCCAAAAATATACTGCAAGGTCTCAGAGTTAAGAAAcaatgatgaagaagatgacgaGTCAGAGTCAGTGGTGAAGCAGGAGGTTGAGAAGCAGACAAGCGAAAAGGCTCTGGAGGAAGAAGGAATTCCTCAGTACCAAATCACAGAAGTGCATGTTGCTGGTCTGAAGTCTGAGCCGGGCAAGAAGAAACTATGGGGTACCACATCTCAGCAACAATCTGGTTCTCGTTGGCTGCTTGCTAATGGAATGGGGAAGGGCAATCAGCATTCGTCTATAAAATCCAAGGGTGTTTCTACAAAATCAGCACCCCCACTGACAACAAAGGTGCAGCGTGGTGACAGTTTATGGAGCGTCTCATCTCGTTTTCATGGTACTGGTGCAAAATGGAAGGAACCCCATAAAAGGAATCCGAATGTGATTTTTTCCAAATTAAACTATCAGGTTGCTATGAGTTGA